ACTACCACCAGCAGCACCATCAGCGTGAAGCTGATGCCGAACAGGCTGATGAAGGTGAAGAACTTGCGACGCAGCAAGACCTTCCAGGCAATTTTTAGATAGCTAAGCAGCATGGGGAGTCAGAATGAGAGGCGGGAGAAGAATAGGTTAAGGCGGTTAAGCGGCGCTGCAGCAGCGCGCGGGCCTTGCTGAGCTGGGACTTGCTGGTGCCTTCGGAAATGCCCAGCAGCCCGGCAATTTCCTGGTGGGTGTACCCCTCCAGCGCGGCCAGGTTAAACACTGTGCGGTAGCCGGCGGGCAGCTCCTGAATGAGGGCCAGCAGGTCGGCGGCGTTCAGGTCACTCTCAATGCCGGCGGGCAGGGCGGGCGTGTACTGCGCGGGGCAGTCGTCGAGGTTGAGCATGAACGGCTCGCGGCGGCTGATCTGGTTGAGGGCCTCGCGCACCATAATGCGGCGCACCCATCCCTCAAAACTGCCCTCCTGCCGGAACTGCTCCAGGGCCCGGAATGCCTTCACGAAGCCTGTCATCATGGCTTCTTCGGCATCATCGTGGTTGCGCAGGTAGCGCAGGCACACGCCCAGCATTTTGGGCGCCATCCGGTCGTAGAGCAGGCGCTGGGCACGGGGGTTGCCCTGGCGGCAGGCCGCAATCAGTTCGGCTTCCGGAATGAAGTGAGCAGCGGAGGTTTTCATAGCAAAAGGGAGAGAGGCGGTGTGGGCGAAAGCAGAATAGATGCGGCAGGAGACGACAGGAGTAGGTTAGCTCACCTGGCTGCCGTCGAAGAAGCGGATGATGCGCTCGGTTTTCAGGGCCTGCTGCTCGTCGTGGGTTACCATCACAATGGTGGTGTTGTCGCGGCGGTTCAGGGTCAGGAGCAGGTCCATGATTTCCTCTCCCATCACGGAGTCCAGGTTGCCGGTGGGTTCGTCGGCGAGGATGATTTCGGGGTTGCCTACCAGCGCCCGGGCAATGGCTACGCGCTGGCGCTGCCCGCCGGAAAGCTGGCTTGGGAAGTGGCTCATGCGGGCATTCAGGCCCACCTTGTCCAGGGCGGCGTGGGCGCGCTGGCGGCGCTCCTTGCCCGATACGCCTTTGCGGTAGAGCAGGGGCAGCTCCACGTTATCCAGCACCGAGAGGTCGTTGATGAGGTGGTAGCTCTGGAATACGAACCCGATTTTGTGGTTGCGCAGGTGGGCCAGCTCCCGGTCGGAGTAGCTGGTCACGGGGCGGCCATCAATTACCACGGTGCCGTTGGTAGGCTCGTCCAGCAGACCCATAATGCTGAGCAGCGTGGATTTGCCGCAGCCTGAAGGGCCCATAATGGAGACAAACTCGCCCCGGTTAATGGAGAGGTTTACGCGGTTGAGGGCCAGCGTTTCCACGGTGCTGGTCTGGTACACCTTTTCAATATCGGCCAGCTGAATAACCGGCGCGGCCGCAGCCTGAACCAGCGGGGAGTCAGTGAAAGGGCTGGAAGCGGTAGTAGCGTTCATGGGGCAGGGAGTTTGTTTTCGGAAGAGTGAAGAAGAAACCAGGTGACAGAGGCAGCGGTACCGGGGCGGAATGTCCGTTTTTGTACAGCTATACCCCTCTCCCCCTACTACCTAGCCAAGCCGCGTGCCATTTTAGTAATTATGTCATTATCAATAACTTAATTCAATATTATAAAAATAGCGTTTAGGAAATATTGTCCATTTCTGGACAGGGTGTTCGGAAATGGCGCGCCCACTGTGCGCTTTTGCGCCAATTCTTCCCAAACAGCCGTAGCACGCCCTCGAAACCCACCATAATTATTCCCTTAAGTCCCTCAGCATGACATTT
The Hymenobacter sp. DG25B genome window above contains:
- a CDS encoding RNA polymerase sigma factor, producing MKTSAAHFIPEAELIAACRQGNPRAQRLLYDRMAPKMLGVCLRYLRNHDDAEEAMMTGFVKAFRALEQFRQEGSFEGWVRRIMVREALNQISRREPFMLNLDDCPAQYTPALPAGIESDLNAADLLALIQELPAGYRTVFNLAALEGYTHQEIAGLLGISEGTSKSQLSKARALLQRRLTALTYSSPASHSDSPCCLAI
- a CDS encoding ABC transporter ATP-binding protein, encoding MNATTASSPFTDSPLVQAAAAPVIQLADIEKVYQTSTVETLALNRVNLSINRGEFVSIMGPSGCGKSTLLSIMGLLDEPTNGTVVIDGRPVTSYSDRELAHLRNHKIGFVFQSYHLINDLSVLDNVELPLLYRKGVSGKERRQRAHAALDKVGLNARMSHFPSQLSGGQRQRVAIARALVGNPEIILADEPTGNLDSVMGEEIMDLLLTLNRRDNTTIVMVTHDEQQALKTERIIRFFDGSQVS